In Littorina saxatilis isolate snail1 linkage group LG8, US_GU_Lsax_2.0, whole genome shotgun sequence, a single genomic region encodes these proteins:
- the LOC138973462 gene encoding uncharacterized protein isoform X2: MIHLQILLQIVFFTRSVSAITMRGCEQGDLKLLKNEFATDLECNLSGRNDSTVTWSLIDENGEHATIGTCSNGSNCFVSADLSCKISRSEHSTKLHVDVVEDWMNGKLMCAESASEFTESANCSVRVVSVKMANCHAAKEHSDVIVDCISQHHSPSHISLTLTPKTGHTINIANCENVTRFMKCTPELGGGTTGPMTCDNQTTWTPRHLYALIPRVNRTMAGTLECTYTHNGTTESDSCELDVVEPAQVEGCQVDISHSNWSAIVRCDVSQAYSSTQHYSFSATLHRKGTLAHRPVFEGRRVFSLLEEFVNRTNNLSYYRGQFAFSTPLSSTPGNYSFRVIVYTGMENIYPTDHCGYNVSSAKREPVHAVETFVEELNINAETTASPSESGYMTTRLWAMTGAMVVLGVIIVSLLVLLLVTARRGRLPSCHRSRNLRNTRQEGEEDLHVYEDVDGLRNKCSLFTLDCARMNNSYDNSNTIGRTNNNSKDNKMNTTTNNNGSNSIRSITTATTAVATINTTTNDNNNGRNMNNNKDNRKNSTTNTTTNGSNNDRSITTSAAITTTNNINTNNSSQRSNKADHCQPLVVLNPAFVHSSPTGVFGNARGTMEGNMTVREEAVTMTGPNGCADRPRRCLGGTSLYLHPVNNY; the protein is encoded by the exons ATGATTCACCTGCAAATCCTTCTACAAATCGTGTTTTTCACAAGGAGTGTGTCGG CCATAACGATGAGGGGTTGCGAGCAAGGAGACCTCAAGCTTCTCAAGAACGAGTTTGCCACGGACCTAGAATGCAACCTCTCCGGTCGCAATGACAGCACAGTCACGTGGTCTTTAATCGACGAGAATGGAGAACATGCCACGATTGGCACGTGCTCAAACGGTAGCAACTGCTTCGTGTCGGCTGACTTATCGTGCAAGATAAGCCGGAGTGAACATAGCACGAAGCTTCATGTTGATGTTGTGGAAGATTGGATGAATGGAAAATTGATGTGTGCTGAATCTGCCAGCGAATTTACGGAATCTGCTAACTGCAGTGTACGAGTTGTTT CTGTCAAAATGGCCAACTGCCACGCCGCCAAAGAACACAGCGACGTCATAGTCGACTGCATATCACAACATCACTCACCAAGCCACATCAGTCTCACTCTCACCCCCAAGACAGGACACACGATCAACATTGcaaattgtgaaaatgtcaCCCGTTTTATGAAGTGTACTCCCGAGCTTGGTGGTGGAACCACTGGACCTATGACGTGTGATAATCAGACTACATGGACGCCGCGTCATCTCTACGCCTTGATTCCCAGGGTTAATAGGACAATGGCAGGGACGCTTGAGTGTACTTACACGCACAACGGGACGACAGAGAGTGATAGCTGTGAGCTGGATGTTGTCG AACCAGCCCAAGTAGAAGGATGTCAAGTAGACATCAGCCACAGCAACTGGTCGGCCATTGTGAGGTGTGACGTCAGCCAGGCGTACTCTAGCACACAACACTACTCCTTTTCTGCAACATTGCACAGAAAG GGAACATTGGCACATAGACCGGTGTTCGAGGGTCGCAGAGTATTCAGCCTTCTCGAGGAGTTTGTGAACCGCACCAACAACTTGTCATACTATCGTGGACAATTCGCCTTCTCCACCCCTCTCTCGTCTACCCCGGGTAACTACTCCTTCCGCGTCATCGTGTACACGGGTATGGAGAATATCTACCCGACTGACCATTGTGGGTACAACGTCTCCAGCGCCAAGCGTGAGCCTGTTCATGCCGTGGAAACGTTTGTGGAGGAATTGAACATTA ATGCCGAAACGACAGCCTCACCTTCGGAATCAG GTTACATGACAACCAGACTGTGGGCGATGACAGGGGCCATGGTGGTGCTCGGCGTGATCATCGTCTCTCTGCTTGTACTTCTCTTGGTCACTGCCAGGCGAGGCCGTTTGCCTTCATGTCACA GATCACGAAACTTGCGAAACACGCGGCAGGAAGGCGAAGAAGACCTTCACGTGTACGAAGATGTGGACGGTCTCCGCAACAAGTGTTCACTGTTCACCCTCGACTGTGCCCGCATGAACAACAGCTACGACAACAGCAACACCATCGgcagaacaaacaacaacagcaaagacaacaaaatgaacaccaccaccaacaacaacggaAGTAATAGCATTAGAAGCATTACTACTGCTACCACCGCTGTCGCCAccatcaacaccaccaccaatgacaacaacaacggcagaaacatgaacaacaacaaggaCAACAGAAAGAAttccaccaccaacaccaccaccaacggcAGTAACAACGACAGAAGCATTACCACCTCCGCCGCTATCACCACaaccaacaacatcaacaccaacaatagcagccaacgttccaacaaagcGGATCATTGCCAGCCTCTCGTCGTTTTGAATCCTGCCTTTGTGCATTCCTCACCTACCGGTGTGTTTGGGAACGCTAGGGGTACAATGGAGGGTAACATGACGGTAAGGGAAGAAGCAGTCACCATGACAGGACCAAATGGTTGTGCCGACAGGCCGCGACGTTGCCTAGGTGGAACGAGTCTCTATCTTCATCCCGTGAACAACTACTGA
- the LOC138973462 gene encoding uncharacterized protein isoform X3 codes for MIHLQILLQIVFFTRSVSAVKMANCHAAKEHSDVIVDCISQHHSPSHISLTLTPKTGHTINIANCENVTRFMKCTPELGGGTTGPMTCDNQTTWTPRHLYALIPRVNRTMAGTLECTYTHNGTTESDSCELDVVEPAQVEGCQVDISHSNWSAIVRCDVSQAYSSTQHYSFSATLHRKGTLAHRPVFEGRRVFSLLEEFVNRTNNLSYYRGQFAFSTPLSSTPGNYSFRVIVYTGMENIYPTDHCGYNVSSAKREPVHAVETFVEELNISTPSVPNRHCPQPDNISRNCSCFSNFLGSPPGRLLWLLGDTIIATGEYGVQQLLFPTDKAVSMKQDAKSATCGLEWIGSATGQREPDAETTASPSESGYMTTRLWAMTGAMVVLGVIIVSLLVLLLVTARRGRLPSCHRSRNLRNTRQEGEEDLHVYEDVDGLRNKCSLFTLDCARMNNSYDNSNTIGRTNNNSKDNKMNTTTNNNGSNSIRSITTATTAVATINTTTNDNNNGRNMNNNKDNRKNSTTNTTTNGSNNDRSITTSAAITTTNNINTNNSSQRSNKADHCQPLVVLNPAFVHSSPTGVFGNARGTMEGNMTVREEAVTMTGPNGCADRPRRCLGGTSLYLHPVNNY; via the exons ATGATTCACCTGCAAATCCTTCTACAAATCGTGTTTTTCACAAGGAGTGTGTCGG CTGTCAAAATGGCCAACTGCCACGCCGCCAAAGAACACAGCGACGTCATAGTCGACTGCATATCACAACATCACTCACCAAGCCACATCAGTCTCACTCTCACCCCCAAGACAGGACACACGATCAACATTGcaaattgtgaaaatgtcaCCCGTTTTATGAAGTGTACTCCCGAGCTTGGTGGTGGAACCACTGGACCTATGACGTGTGATAATCAGACTACATGGACGCCGCGTCATCTCTACGCCTTGATTCCCAGGGTTAATAGGACAATGGCAGGGACGCTTGAGTGTACTTACACGCACAACGGGACGACAGAGAGTGATAGCTGTGAGCTGGATGTTGTCG AACCAGCCCAAGTAGAAGGATGTCAAGTAGACATCAGCCACAGCAACTGGTCGGCCATTGTGAGGTGTGACGTCAGCCAGGCGTACTCTAGCACACAACACTACTCCTTTTCTGCAACATTGCACAGAAAG GGAACATTGGCACATAGACCGGTGTTCGAGGGTCGCAGAGTATTCAGCCTTCTCGAGGAGTTTGTGAACCGCACCAACAACTTGTCATACTATCGTGGACAATTCGCCTTCTCCACCCCTCTCTCGTCTACCCCGGGTAACTACTCCTTCCGCGTCATCGTGTACACGGGTATGGAGAATATCTACCCGACTGACCATTGTGGGTACAACGTCTCCAGCGCCAAGCGTGAGCCTGTTCATGCCGTGGAAACGTTTGTGGAGGAATTGAACATTA GTACCCCTTCTGTGCCAAACCGTCACTGTCCGCAACCTGACAACATTTCCAGAAATTGTTCCTGCTTCTCTaacttcctgggttcacctccTGGAAGACTGCTCTGGTTGCTAGGGGACACCATCATAGCAACAGGGGAATATGGAGTCCAACAACTACTCTTTCCTACCGACAAAGCCGTGTCCATGAAGCAGGATGCCAAATCCGCAACCTGTGGTCTTGAATGGATTGGATCTGCGACAGGTCAACGCGAGCCAG ATGCCGAAACGACAGCCTCACCTTCGGAATCAG GTTACATGACAACCAGACTGTGGGCGATGACAGGGGCCATGGTGGTGCTCGGCGTGATCATCGTCTCTCTGCTTGTACTTCTCTTGGTCACTGCCAGGCGAGGCCGTTTGCCTTCATGTCACA GATCACGAAACTTGCGAAACACGCGGCAGGAAGGCGAAGAAGACCTTCACGTGTACGAAGATGTGGACGGTCTCCGCAACAAGTGTTCACTGTTCACCCTCGACTGTGCCCGCATGAACAACAGCTACGACAACAGCAACACCATCGgcagaacaaacaacaacagcaaagacaacaaaatgaacaccaccaccaacaacaacggaAGTAATAGCATTAGAAGCATTACTACTGCTACCACCGCTGTCGCCAccatcaacaccaccaccaatgacaacaacaacggcagaaacatgaacaacaacaaggaCAACAGAAAGAAttccaccaccaacaccaccaccaacggcAGTAACAACGACAGAAGCATTACCACCTCCGCCGCTATCACCACaaccaacaacatcaacaccaacaatagcagccaacgttccaacaaagcGGATCATTGCCAGCCTCTCGTCGTTTTGAATCCTGCCTTTGTGCATTCCTCACCTACCGGTGTGTTTGGGAACGCTAGGGGTACAATGGAGGGTAACATGACGGTAAGGGAAGAAGCAGTCACCATGACAGGACCAAATGGTTGTGCCGACAGGCCGCGACGTTGCCTAGGTGGAACGAGTCTCTATCTTCATCCCGTGAACAACTACTGA
- the LOC138973462 gene encoding uncharacterized protein isoform X1 — translation MIHLQILLQIVFFTRSVSAITMRGCEQGDLKLLKNEFATDLECNLSGRNDSTVTWSLIDENGEHATIGTCSNGSNCFVSADLSCKISRSEHSTKLHVDVVEDWMNGKLMCAESASEFTESANCSVRVVSVKMANCHAAKEHSDVIVDCISQHHSPSHISLTLTPKTGHTINIANCENVTRFMKCTPELGGGTTGPMTCDNQTTWTPRHLYALIPRVNRTMAGTLECTYTHNGTTESDSCELDVVEPAQVEGCQVDISHSNWSAIVRCDVSQAYSSTQHYSFSATLHRKGTLAHRPVFEGRRVFSLLEEFVNRTNNLSYYRGQFAFSTPLSSTPGNYSFRVIVYTGMENIYPTDHCGYNVSSAKREPVHAVETFVEELNISTPSVPNRHCPQPDNISRNCSCFSNFLGSPPGRLLWLLGDTIIATGEYGVQQLLFPTDKAVSMKQDAKSATCGLEWIGSATGQREPDAETTASPSESGYMTTRLWAMTGAMVVLGVIIVSLLVLLLVTARRGRLPSCHRSRNLRNTRQEGEEDLHVYEDVDGLRNKCSLFTLDCARMNNSYDNSNTIGRTNNNSKDNKMNTTTNNNGSNSIRSITTATTAVATINTTTNDNNNGRNMNNNKDNRKNSTTNTTTNGSNNDRSITTSAAITTTNNINTNNSSQRSNKADHCQPLVVLNPAFVHSSPTGVFGNARGTMEGNMTVREEAVTMTGPNGCADRPRRCLGGTSLYLHPVNNY, via the exons ATGATTCACCTGCAAATCCTTCTACAAATCGTGTTTTTCACAAGGAGTGTGTCGG CCATAACGATGAGGGGTTGCGAGCAAGGAGACCTCAAGCTTCTCAAGAACGAGTTTGCCACGGACCTAGAATGCAACCTCTCCGGTCGCAATGACAGCACAGTCACGTGGTCTTTAATCGACGAGAATGGAGAACATGCCACGATTGGCACGTGCTCAAACGGTAGCAACTGCTTCGTGTCGGCTGACTTATCGTGCAAGATAAGCCGGAGTGAACATAGCACGAAGCTTCATGTTGATGTTGTGGAAGATTGGATGAATGGAAAATTGATGTGTGCTGAATCTGCCAGCGAATTTACGGAATCTGCTAACTGCAGTGTACGAGTTGTTT CTGTCAAAATGGCCAACTGCCACGCCGCCAAAGAACACAGCGACGTCATAGTCGACTGCATATCACAACATCACTCACCAAGCCACATCAGTCTCACTCTCACCCCCAAGACAGGACACACGATCAACATTGcaaattgtgaaaatgtcaCCCGTTTTATGAAGTGTACTCCCGAGCTTGGTGGTGGAACCACTGGACCTATGACGTGTGATAATCAGACTACATGGACGCCGCGTCATCTCTACGCCTTGATTCCCAGGGTTAATAGGACAATGGCAGGGACGCTTGAGTGTACTTACACGCACAACGGGACGACAGAGAGTGATAGCTGTGAGCTGGATGTTGTCG AACCAGCCCAAGTAGAAGGATGTCAAGTAGACATCAGCCACAGCAACTGGTCGGCCATTGTGAGGTGTGACGTCAGCCAGGCGTACTCTAGCACACAACACTACTCCTTTTCTGCAACATTGCACAGAAAG GGAACATTGGCACATAGACCGGTGTTCGAGGGTCGCAGAGTATTCAGCCTTCTCGAGGAGTTTGTGAACCGCACCAACAACTTGTCATACTATCGTGGACAATTCGCCTTCTCCACCCCTCTCTCGTCTACCCCGGGTAACTACTCCTTCCGCGTCATCGTGTACACGGGTATGGAGAATATCTACCCGACTGACCATTGTGGGTACAACGTCTCCAGCGCCAAGCGTGAGCCTGTTCATGCCGTGGAAACGTTTGTGGAGGAATTGAACATTA GTACCCCTTCTGTGCCAAACCGTCACTGTCCGCAACCTGACAACATTTCCAGAAATTGTTCCTGCTTCTCTaacttcctgggttcacctccTGGAAGACTGCTCTGGTTGCTAGGGGACACCATCATAGCAACAGGGGAATATGGAGTCCAACAACTACTCTTTCCTACCGACAAAGCCGTGTCCATGAAGCAGGATGCCAAATCCGCAACCTGTGGTCTTGAATGGATTGGATCTGCGACAGGTCAACGCGAGCCAG ATGCCGAAACGACAGCCTCACCTTCGGAATCAG GTTACATGACAACCAGACTGTGGGCGATGACAGGGGCCATGGTGGTGCTCGGCGTGATCATCGTCTCTCTGCTTGTACTTCTCTTGGTCACTGCCAGGCGAGGCCGTTTGCCTTCATGTCACA GATCACGAAACTTGCGAAACACGCGGCAGGAAGGCGAAGAAGACCTTCACGTGTACGAAGATGTGGACGGTCTCCGCAACAAGTGTTCACTGTTCACCCTCGACTGTGCCCGCATGAACAACAGCTACGACAACAGCAACACCATCGgcagaacaaacaacaacagcaaagacaacaaaatgaacaccaccaccaacaacaacggaAGTAATAGCATTAGAAGCATTACTACTGCTACCACCGCTGTCGCCAccatcaacaccaccaccaatgacaacaacaacggcagaaacatgaacaacaacaaggaCAACAGAAAGAAttccaccaccaacaccaccaccaacggcAGTAACAACGACAGAAGCATTACCACCTCCGCCGCTATCACCACaaccaacaacatcaacaccaacaatagcagccaacgttccaacaaagcGGATCATTGCCAGCCTCTCGTCGTTTTGAATCCTGCCTTTGTGCATTCCTCACCTACCGGTGTGTTTGGGAACGCTAGGGGTACAATGGAGGGTAACATGACGGTAAGGGAAGAAGCAGTCACCATGACAGGACCAAATGGTTGTGCCGACAGGCCGCGACGTTGCCTAGGTGGAACGAGTCTCTATCTTCATCCCGTGAACAACTACTGA